A DNA window from Streptomyces parvus contains the following coding sequences:
- a CDS encoding hydroxyacid dehydrogenase, with product MSHSATPRVTRPRTVLAMSGETRAAILAPEALDRLARVADLDPRLLVTDFGADDPAQRTGLHEAEVLFTGWGCPPLVPAALNAMPRLRAVVHAAGSVKHHITQDVWDRGIAVSTAATANAFPVAEYTVAAILFANKHILESARVYREARSRVNLLERFPGVGNYRRTVGIVGASRIGRRVVELLRPYDLRVLVHDPYLDEAEARALGVERTELDTLAAESDVVTIHAPELPGTRHLFDAPRLALMRDGATLVNTARGSLVDTGALVKEVATGRLNAVLDHTEPEVLPADSPLYDLPNVLLTPHIAGSQGGELHRLADAAVDELERYAHGLPFAHAVDPRTLHQQA from the coding sequence GTGAGCCACTCCGCCACGCCCCGGGTGACCCGCCCCCGCACCGTCCTGGCGATGAGCGGCGAGACCCGGGCCGCGATCCTCGCCCCGGAAGCGCTGGACCGGCTCGCCCGCGTCGCCGACCTCGACCCCCGCCTCCTCGTCACCGACTTCGGCGCCGACGACCCGGCCCAGCGCACCGGACTCCACGAGGCCGAGGTCCTGTTCACCGGCTGGGGCTGCCCCCCGCTGGTCCCGGCCGCCCTGAACGCCATGCCCCGGCTGCGCGCCGTCGTCCACGCCGCCGGCTCCGTCAAGCACCACATCACCCAGGACGTCTGGGACCGGGGCATCGCCGTGAGCACCGCCGCGACGGCCAACGCCTTCCCGGTCGCCGAGTACACGGTCGCCGCGATCCTCTTCGCCAACAAGCACATCCTGGAGAGCGCCCGCGTCTACCGCGAAGCGCGCTCCCGGGTGAACCTCCTCGAACGGTTCCCCGGCGTCGGCAACTACCGCCGTACCGTCGGCATCGTGGGCGCCTCCCGCATCGGCCGCCGCGTCGTCGAGCTGCTGCGCCCCTACGACCTGCGCGTCCTGGTCCACGACCCGTACCTCGACGAGGCGGAGGCCCGGGCCCTCGGCGTGGAGCGCACCGAACTCGACACCCTGGCGGCCGAGAGCGACGTCGTCACCATCCATGCCCCCGAACTCCCCGGCACCCGCCACCTGTTCGACGCCCCGCGCCTCGCGCTGATGCGGGACGGGGCGACCCTCGTCAACACCGCCCGCGGCTCCCTGGTGGACACCGGAGCGCTGGTGAAGGAAGTGGCCACCGGACGCCTGAACGCCGTCCTCGACCACACGGAACCAGAAGTCCTGCCCGCCGACTCGCCCCTCTACGACCTGCCGAACGTCCTGCTCACCCCGCACATCGCCGGCTCCCAGGGCGGCGAACTCCACCGGCTCGCCGACGCCGCCGTCGACGAACTCGAACGGTACGCGCACGGCCTGCCGTTCGCCCACGCGGTGGACCCCCGCACCCTGCACCAGCAGGCCTGA
- a CDS encoding class II fructose-bisphosphate aldolase has product MPLAATGDLIAEAAAQHRAVAAFNVITLEHAEAIAEGAEAAGSPVILQISENAVAYHRGRPRPIARAAAEVADQAAVPVSLHLDHVQSTELLHRAADCGFSSAMFDAARLPYTENLAATRAAVVWAHERGLWLEAELGQVGGKNGEPPLNAHAPGARTDPREARSFVAATGVDALAVAVGTSHAMTSRDAVIDHELLGGLRAAVPVPLVLHGSSGASDEELARAVAGGIRKVNIGTALNIAMTGAIRERLAQDERGVDPRRYLADGRDAMARTVARLMAVLAPGRAHAA; this is encoded by the coding sequence ATGCCCCTCGCCGCCACCGGCGATCTGATCGCCGAGGCCGCCGCACAGCACCGTGCGGTCGCCGCGTTCAACGTCATCACCCTGGAACACGCGGAAGCCATCGCCGAGGGCGCGGAGGCGGCGGGGTCGCCGGTGATCCTGCAGATCAGTGAGAACGCCGTCGCCTATCACCGGGGCCGGCCGCGGCCGATCGCCCGCGCGGCCGCGGAGGTCGCGGACCAGGCCGCCGTCCCCGTCTCCCTGCATCTCGACCATGTGCAGTCGACGGAGCTGCTGCACCGGGCGGCGGACTGCGGTTTCAGTTCGGCGATGTTCGACGCCGCGCGGCTGCCGTACACGGAGAACCTGGCGGCCACCCGCGCCGCCGTCGTCTGGGCGCACGAGCGGGGTCTGTGGCTGGAGGCCGAGCTCGGGCAGGTCGGCGGGAAGAACGGGGAGCCCCCGCTGAACGCCCATGCGCCCGGGGCGCGTACGGATCCCCGGGAGGCTCGGTCGTTCGTCGCGGCCACCGGGGTCGACGCACTGGCCGTGGCGGTCGGCACCTCGCACGCCATGACCTCGCGGGACGCCGTCATCGACCACGAGCTGCTGGGCGGGCTGCGTGCGGCGGTGCCGGTGCCGCTGGTGCTGCACGGTTCGTCCGGGGCCTCCGACGAGGAGCTGGCCCGCGCCGTGGCGGGCGGGATCCGCAAGGTGAACATCGGGACGGCGCTGAACATCGCGATGACCGGGGCGATACGGGAGCGGCTGGCCCAGGACGAGCGGGGCGTGGACCCGCGCCGGTATCTGGCGGACGGCCGGGACGCGATGGCCCGGACGGTGGCCCGGCTGATGGCGGTGCTGGCGCCGGGGCGGGCACACGCCGCGTGA
- a CDS encoding SIS domain-containing protein — protein sequence MTHVAQELASQPDCWQVAAGMAEGLAHRLPAAGERIAVVGCGTSYFMAQAYAALREGSGQGETDAFAASEFPAGRPYDRVVALSRSGTTTEVLGLLGRIGDTTRRTVVIGDPDTPMAAMADDTIVLEFADEKSVVQTRFATSALTLLRAHLGLHSDAVVEDAQVALAEPLPAGLVECSQFTFLGQGWSVGLANEAALKMREAALAWTEAYPAMEYRHGPISISTRSTATWMLGEAPSGLMDEVHATGARWVAGGLDPLAELVRVQRLALAIAGARGLDPDRPRHLTRSVILSSTA from the coding sequence ATGACGCACGTGGCTCAGGAGCTGGCCAGCCAGCCCGACTGCTGGCAGGTGGCCGCCGGCATGGCGGAGGGGCTGGCCCACCGGCTTCCGGCGGCGGGCGAGCGCATCGCCGTGGTCGGCTGCGGGACCTCGTACTTCATGGCCCAGGCCTACGCGGCCCTCCGGGAAGGCAGCGGCCAGGGCGAGACGGACGCCTTCGCCGCCTCGGAGTTCCCGGCCGGGCGCCCCTACGACCGGGTCGTGGCCCTGAGCCGTTCCGGCACCACGACCGAAGTACTCGGACTCCTCGGCCGGATCGGTGACACCACCCGCCGCACGGTGGTCATCGGCGACCCCGACACCCCGATGGCCGCCATGGCCGACGACACGATCGTGCTCGAGTTCGCCGACGAGAAGTCCGTCGTGCAGACCCGCTTCGCGACGTCGGCGCTGACCCTGCTCCGTGCCCATCTGGGTCTGCACAGCGACGCGGTCGTCGAGGATGCCCAGGTCGCGCTCGCCGAGCCGCTGCCCGCCGGTCTTGTGGAGTGCAGCCAGTTCACCTTCCTCGGGCAGGGGTGGAGCGTGGGGCTCGCCAACGAGGCGGCGCTGAAGATGCGCGAGGCCGCGCTCGCCTGGACCGAGGCGTACCCGGCGATGGAGTACCGGCACGGACCGATCAGCATCTCCACCCGCTCCACCGCGACCTGGATGCTCGGTGAGGCCCCGTCCGGGCTGATGGACGAGGTGCACGCGACCGGCGCCCGATGGGTGGCCGGCGGCCTCGACCCGCTCGCGGAGCTGGTCCGGGTGCAGCGACTGGCGCTGGCCATCGCCGGCGCGCGCGGCCTCGACCCGGACCGGCCGCGCCACCTCACCCGCTCGGTCATCCTCAGCAGCACGGCCTGA
- a CDS encoding HAD-IA family hydrolase, translating to MSRARRVLVVGIDGVRLDTLHRVPTPHLDAVADAGFLAPVTVGEGTPTMSGPCWATAVTGVRVTKHAVWSNDFSGHRLGVFPDFATRLARQDGRRTYVAAAWEPLVTVAGGGPMFRRPTRLTHHAPAADTPAAWEEADASTVRDAVAVLTHEDPEASFVYLGAPDETAHHLGCRDAYEASVEAADRRLGDLLAALRSRPSYDDESWTVLVVTDHGHRDEGGHGGDSLAERTAWLACASPDITAGARPARPVRHEDVAAQVYAALDRTPDSHWTLDGREVATVPRGVLLDMDGTLVDTEPLWLEASRAVASAHGHQLTEEEGAAVLGRTCADTAVGLVRLCPEPTTVAGLETELADTFLAAVEAGVELRPGARALLDRLEREGLPAALVSASPRRVVDSVLRTLGGEVFRTTVADGESDRPKPSPDPYLKAAARLGLPPQACLAVEDSPTGVAAAEAAGCRVLAVPSAAPIAPAPGRRVRTDLTALLREWGPEGSA from the coding sequence ATGTCCCGTGCCCGCCGCGTGCTCGTCGTCGGCATCGACGGAGTGCGCCTCGACACCCTGCACCGGGTGCCCACCCCGCACCTCGACGCGGTGGCCGACGCCGGCTTCCTGGCCCCGGTGACCGTGGGGGAGGGCACCCCCACCATGTCGGGCCCGTGCTGGGCCACCGCCGTCACCGGCGTGCGCGTCACCAAGCACGCCGTGTGGAGCAACGACTTCAGCGGCCACCGCCTCGGCGTCTTCCCGGACTTCGCCACCCGCCTGGCCCGCCAGGACGGCCGCCGCACCTATGTCGCGGCCGCCTGGGAACCGCTGGTCACCGTCGCCGGCGGCGGTCCGATGTTCCGCCGCCCCACCCGGCTCACCCATCACGCACCGGCCGCCGACACCCCCGCCGCCTGGGAGGAGGCCGACGCCTCGACCGTGCGCGACGCGGTGGCGGTCCTCACCCACGAGGATCCCGAGGCGTCCTTCGTCTACCTCGGCGCCCCCGACGAGACCGCCCACCATCTCGGCTGCCGCGACGCGTACGAGGCGTCGGTCGAGGCGGCCGACCGCCGCCTGGGCGATCTCCTCGCCGCCCTGCGCTCCCGCCCCTCGTACGACGACGAGTCCTGGACCGTTCTCGTCGTCACCGACCACGGGCACCGGGACGAGGGCGGCCACGGCGGCGACAGCCTGGCCGAACGCACCGCCTGGCTCGCCTGCGCGAGCCCGGACATCACCGCCGGGGCCCGCCCCGCCCGTCCCGTCCGGCACGAGGACGTCGCCGCACAGGTGTACGCGGCCCTGGACCGTACGCCCGACTCGCACTGGACGCTCGACGGCCGTGAGGTGGCCACCGTGCCGCGCGGTGTGCTCCTCGACATGGACGGCACGCTCGTCGACACCGAACCGCTCTGGCTGGAGGCGTCCCGTGCCGTCGCGTCGGCCCACGGCCACCAGCTCACCGAGGAGGAGGGCGCCGCGGTCCTCGGCCGCACCTGCGCCGACACGGCCGTCGGCCTCGTACGGCTGTGCCCGGAGCCCACCACGGTCGCCGGGCTGGAGACCGAGCTGGCGGACACGTTCCTCGCCGCGGTCGAAGCGGGTGTGGAACTGCGGCCCGGGGCGCGCGCCCTGCTGGACCGGCTGGAGAGGGAGGGCCTGCCCGCGGCTCTGGTGTCGGCCTCGCCGCGCCGGGTGGTGGACTCGGTCCTGCGTACGTTGGGCGGCGAGGTCTTCCGTACGACGGTGGCGGACGGCGAGAGCGACCGCCCGAAACCCTCTCCGGACCCCTACCTCAAGGCGGCCGCGCGTCTGGGGCTTCCGCCCCAGGCCTGCTTGGCGGTCGAGGACAGCCCCACCGGGGTGGCCGCGGCGGAGGCGGCGGGCTGCCGGGTGCTGGCCGTGCCCTCGGCGGCGCCGATCGCACCGGCCCCGGGACGGCGGGTACGGACGGACCTCACGGCCCTGCTGCGGGAATGGGGACCGGAGGGGTCGGCGTGA